The following proteins are co-located in the Carassius carassius chromosome 39, fCarCar2.1, whole genome shotgun sequence genome:
- the LOC132121051 gene encoding syntaxin-4-like — protein MRDRTKELGNTADVSDEDKETTLMIKPGSGSSANDNKENENFFKKVQEIREGLETIKRKVSELENKQKTVLGVALPEESMKKELQSLREDIKVMTSQIQKKLKSIEPKKAEGEEIYISVNVRMRRTQHGVLSREFLEVMGHCNTIQAQYRDRNVERIHRQLKITGNNVTDKELESMLESGQTDVFTQNILNDAKATRQALNEIESRHDEIIKLEKSIKELHDMFQYLAMEVEAQGEMVDRIEENIKSSHNYVEKAVADTAAAVVTSQSVRKKKIWIALCLAILLVIIAIIVAVSFS, from the exons ATGCGGGACCGGACCAAAGAACTGGGCAAT ACTGCTGATGTCTCGGATGAAGATAAAGAGACCACTCTCATGATAAAGCCTGGATCTGGGAGCTCAGCAAATgacaataaagaaaatgaaaacttctttaaaaag GTTCAGGAGATTCGAGAGGGGCTTGAAACAATTAAAAGGAAGGTGTCTGAACTGGagaacaaacagaaaacagtgtTAGGAGTTGCACTTCCAGAGGAAA GTATGAAAAAGGAACTGCAGTCCCTCAGAGAAGACATCAAAGTCATGACCAGCCAgatccaaaagaagttaaaaa GCATCGAACCTAAGAAAGCTGAAGGTGAAGAGATATATATTTCGGTAAATGTTAGAATGCGGAGAACCCAG CATGGTGTTTTGTCCCGTGAATTTCTGGAAGTGATGGGCCACTGTAATACAATTCAAGCCCAATACAGAGACAGAAATGTGGAGAGGATACACAGACAACTCAAAATTA CTGGTAACAATGTGACAGATAAGGAGCTGGAATCAATGCTTGAGAGTGGACAAACCGATGTTTTCACACAAaat ATTTTGAATGATGCTAAAGCTACCAGACAGGCTCTGAACGAGATCGAGTCACGGCATGATGAGATCATCAAGCTAGAGAAAAGCATTAAAGAGCTACATGACATGTTTCAGTACCTTGCAATGGAGGTTGAAGCACAG ggtgaAATGGTGGACAGGATTGAGGAGAACATAAAGAGTTCCCATAATTATGTGGAAAAGGCTGTTGCTGACACAGCTGCTGCTGTAGTAACTTCCCAAAGCGTCCGCAAA aaaaaaatatggatTGCATTATGTCTTGCTATTTTGCTTGTAATAATAGCCATTATTGTGGCTGTCAGTTTCAGTTGA